Below is a window of Brachyspira pilosicoli DNA.
CATTTATAGAAGCCGCTATATCATTAAGTTCTTTTGGAAAGCCTTTTTTAGGAAAATTAACATTGATACCTATACCTATAACGGCATAATCCAATTTTCCGTCTTCAAAACTAAAAGCTCCTTCAGTAAGTATACCGCATACCTTTTTTTCATTTATAAATACATCATTGACCCATTTTATTTTTGTACTTTCGTTTGAAACTTCTTCTATTGATTTTGATACCGCCATAGCAGCAGCTGTAGTTATAAATGAGCTATTAAAAAGTTTTTTATCTTTTTTTAAATTAAGTATAATACTCATGTATATCCCTGTACCATAAGGAGAGAAAAAAGATTTTCCATTTCTTCCATATCCATTTGTCTGCTCTTCTGCTAAAACTACAGTTCCGCTTTCAGCACCACTAATAGCCATATCTCTTGCTATAATATTTGTAGATTCTACACTTTTGTATATTGTAAAACTAAATTTATCAGAATATTTAGGCATATTATTCTTTATTATTTTTGATGATAACATATCTGTTTCTTTAGATAAAGCATATCCTTTATTTGAAACAGAGTGAATACTATATCCATCATTTTTCAATGATTTTACTGCTTTCCAGACAGCTGTTCTGCTTACGTTTAAATCATTAGCTAATTTTTCACCTGATATAAATAGTCCCTTATTTGATTCTAATATTGATATTATATTCTCTTTTATATTAATTTTCATATAAATCATAATATCATAATTACTATAATTGTCAACCTAAAATAATTACAAAGTTTACAATTAGAGAATCGTTTAAAAATATTATTTAATTTCGAAATTATTAACCACACGCAGAGTAAAGCTAAGAATAGAGATTTAATTATTCATTCATATTAAATAATATATTAAATACAATTCAGCGTGTGCTATAGACACTATAAATTTAAATAACGTTTGGGGATTATAACGACAGAGTTAAACTAAAAAAGAAAAATAATG
It encodes the following:
- a CDS encoding biotin--[acetyl-CoA-carboxylase] ligase — protein: MKINIKENIISILESNKGLFISGEKLANDLNVSRTAVWKAVKSLKNDGYSIHSVSNKGYALSKETDMLSSKIIKNNMPKYSDKFSFTIYKSVESTNIIARDMAISGAESGTVVLAEEQTNGYGRNGKSFFSPYGTGIYMSIILNLKKDKKLFNSSFITTAAAMAVSKSIEEVSNESTKIKWVNDVFINEKKVCGILTEGAFSFEDGKLDYAVIGIGINVNFPKKGFPKELNDIAASINDKDYTKNNGDIRNILIAKILENLYEYYFNNVNFYEEYKKRSFLIGKKVSINVDNEEYIVKVLDIDKTFALIIEFQNGKIDRLISGSVNYKLS